The Cucumis melo cultivar AY chromosome 9, USDA_Cmelo_AY_1.0, whole genome shotgun sequence genome includes the window AAGTATATGATACTTTGAATTCACAAGTTTTGTCTGATTGTGCATTTTTTACCTCAACCAACATGCTAAGATTTATTCtagaatcaaataatgaaaatgaaactTTCAAACACTTTGTTGCTTAGTACTGAATTTATGTTCgatatatattcatatttatataTGGTAGAGTAGATTTAAGTGTTAcattttgaaattaattcaagcttttgtcaaaatatttagaagttttaagacataaaataTGGTCTAAAAACTTAATATTATGCAGTGGACATCGAATTGGGACAGCAGAAGTGGAATCTGCATTAGTTTCACACTCTCATTGTGCAGAAGCTGCAGTAATTGGCATTGATCATGAGGTCACACAACCATTTCTATATTTGTTTCAAATGTTTGTCGTAACAAATCAACCAATGTTGGTTCAATAGACACACTCTTAAAAACAGGAACCATGTAGAATTGTAAATCAAAGTTTAGGAACTCgatttgtaatttaacctttCTCTTGTCTTCAGGTTAAAGGGCAGAGTATTCATGCATTTGTTACGTTAGTCGAGGGAGTTCCTCAAAGTGAAGAGCTCCGAGAAAGCCTAAAACAAACAATTCGAACACAGGTTAGTGATCATTTTCTGGAATATGAACTTCAAGAGGATTGGAAGAAAGTAATTTAAGAGtgaaatattttgttattgCATTTCCAGATTGGAGCATTTGCAGCACCTGATAAAATACATTGGGCAAATGAGTTGCCAAAAACAAGAAGTGGAAAGATATTGAGAAGAGTTTTGAGAAAAATTGCATCCAAACAGTTGGATGAGATTGGAGATACCTCAACACTTGCAGATCCTACTGTCTTAGATCAACTTATTGCACAAATTGATTCTTGAAACCTCAAAGAACTAGAAAAACtaacaaaaaaccaaaaacaaaaagaatgaaGAAGTGACCTACAAATAAAAAGCCTTCAATGCAGTGGCCAACTTAGTTTACGAATCAATTTTGTTCTTTTGAAAATTAGTTTGATCTTGTACTTGGTCCAGGGCTTGTTTGGGAGGGAGAAAGATATATCCAATTGTCACCTACatgtaaaagaaaatttggcAGAGTATTTTATTGGAATGGAATAGATGCTTCTACAGTAGAGATCATTTATCACATTTTTCCTCAACCAAACACCCACTTGAAGTTTTGGCCCTCAAAAAAAGTTGTAGAATCACAAAAACAAAGATTAAGATGGGCAATAATATCCAATGCAGTCAAAATATTTTTGAGATTCAAGAAAGAAATTTCTCGCTAAGATTAACTTAGGACAAACGACATCCCTATACCTTAGAGAAGTTGAGACATGTCTCataatccaaaaaaaaaaaaaaattatgtgcCTTCAATTATTTTTAACTATGAGTGTCTTTGTAATCCAATCATCATACTTGTGGTTAAAACCTTATCCTGGACACCATCAAAATACTACCTTATCCCTGGACACCATCAAaatactctctctctctctctatatatatatatattatattgttcTCCAGTTACTTTTCCACACCAGAGCATCTCATAAAAGCATGTATTATaaattcatatttaattaatagtttaaacAAGACTTGGTTTAGAAATGTTCTACTAAGTGAAGAAATTGAACAATCAGGATTTGCTACGATGTAAATAGATTCTCAAACCTATTCATTATAAGAATGTAAATAAAGATACAtccctaataaaataatcataataatcatacCAGGATAGACAAAATGGAAGCTGATGGTTTGAGCTAAAGCTTGGACTTGGGAATTTGAGGTTCTCTAGACCATGAAGGAGGGATGACTCTGTAATCTTGAGTTGGCTCTTCAGTCtttactttttccttttcttcttcatcgtcATCCAAGATATCTTTCGAGAATGCATTTGGGTTTGCTTTTATGCAGCTCTGCAAAGCCACAAAAGGATGCACACAATCCGATCCCTTTGGAAAACATCATAATTCAGTTGTTAGTATGTACCACAGGTTTTGCAAAGattattttctcaaaaaaaaaaaaaaaatacgaCCACCTCATAAGTCATAAATTAACGGTTGtttcaaatttacaaattttggttattttttaacttttgagtTCAACACAACATGTGGAGCTGTGAGGATTCAAACATTGTCGAGGATCTATGCTTCATTCTTCTGGTAAAAAGCCAAAAAAATCAGATGCTATAAATGTTTGTAATTGAATTTTTCAGAAAAATATGTAATAGAAATCTAACGAGCATAATTAGTTGCAGTGTCAAACAATATTAGTTATAGCCCTTAATTCTACTTTTCAACCAAAAAAGCCTAAATATGTTGCACTGTTTCATGTTTTCAACCGATGTGAtctattaatttctatattACAGAGCTTAATGCCATGGCACTCAAAAATAATTAGCTACGTTGAGTTCCTTTACTCTCATAATGTCAAAGACATTTGGTAAGTTCTAACAAATCATAATGAAATTTATAACTATACAGAGACCAATTGACTACAATTACAGGGTAAGGATTGAAAAATATAATTCAACCAAAAAGCTTTGCCATAACTTCTTACTTTTCCTTTAAAAGCTACATAAAATGTGGTGGTTCCTTCTTTTTCCTTACCTTTTCCTCTGCAGTACTCTTGAAGAAGCAAAGAAAAGCATCAGAAAACTGGACCCCACACGGACCTTTACGCAAGTCAGCTATGCAGGGGCACTCCAACGCTCTATTAGCTTTGGCATCAAGAGACTGAAAGAAGCATGGGTCAACTTCTTCGTTTCTATCCAATTTCAAAAGGAAGCTTATATCTTTAAAGTGGACAAACCTCATTTGTTTCATTACCATAAGCTTCAGCTTCTGCAAGAAAGAAAATGCTGGTTATATTTACGTCCTCAAGTCTAACACTAAAGAGAACTAGTACAACAACAAGTGCAAATAATATTTCAATTTATGTGTGCAAAGAATTGTTAAAGCACACTAGAAAAATAATACCATTCTGTTCTCTGATTAAATAGTTGCATTACTCAGTGTTCTCTATTATCTTTTGTGTTCCAGCTTAGTATTTCATACGTGTGGTAGctcgttgcttttcttttcaGAGGTATTTACAGTTTCACATATGTAATCTGTGATATACCCCTTTAACTGAAGAAGATCTCAAGACTTCAATGGTTAGTCGGTAGAAAACCTCAGCTTAATGCTGGTATGCAGCCAACAACGGCTAGTGTTCCAAATAAATTCCCTGTCCATGAAGAACTATAGAATAACTACAATCAGAAGCATGGTGCAGTTAAGGTTAAGTCTTTCACTGGAAAAATTTCAATTGGATGCCCTCCTATAAGCAGTCTGGTGGTCTTCATAATAAAGTAACCTCTCACAAATTAGATCAATACATCCTGTAATGGCAAAAGTTGCCTCCAATTCTAAGACACTACAGACCTGAAGCCTGAAGGACACCTCTGAGTAGCAAGAAAATGACAGACGATCATTGTGTTTATCCCCCTCACACACACTAATGCCAACAGACAGACCCACAAAATTTACTAATTCAAAATATACAATAGTACTCCTAAAAAGCAAAGCATCCAATTAACTTCTTCAGGGGATGATTTTATAATTAAGTGACAGCTGAAATTGTTTCACTAGCCATAGGTTACGGAACATAAGGCGCCAGATGCATTGAGTCCTCTTGGCATCCAATTAATAACAGCTGATATTGTTTTTCAAGTCATAGGATACTAAACATAAGGCAACAGATGCATCAAGTGCTTGCTTGGCATACTATCTCAAGTGCCGAAGAAGACAAATGCTTCAATAAAGAACATGGAGTTTTACAAGTCAAGGCGACTACAATGATGGTTGATTATCCTTACTCAGGTAAGACTAAACTAATGGAAGCTGTCCGTGGCTAAAAATCTAGTTCCAACGAGGATTTTCTTTTGCCAAATCTGTGTTGGTCAGATGACAAATACACACTTGTTGTAGCCATTCAGAATAAGCTTGCAAAAACAGgctaaaatttctcttcttgtACTAGCAAGCTTTTGGTAGCTTTATGTTTTGTATCATCTTTTGTAATTCGGACATTAGTCTCATTTCATTATTTCAatgaaaaaatatgtttttgtttCCAAATAACGCAAAGATCAACCAGCTGCACTTGTTGGAGGTAGCACGATCATTGGTCATATTCATAACAATATTGCTGAAGGAGGATCACAAAATCAAACCTTCAAACCAAATACTCTTTTCTTTCTCATCTGGTCAGGATAGACATAAAAAGCAAGGTTAACTTAGAGGAAACAAAAGCAACAGGTATGGATGAGAGGGAGGAAATCAAGATCAAGAAACCATGTGCATACACTGCATGAGGCACACATCTGCTCGACGATAACAGCTCCTTTGCTCCAATTGCCCCCATCTTACAGTGAAAGATCCAATATTGCATCCTTTTGTAAAGCTTGCCAATTTGATATTTTCCAATTTCTCTTCCCCAATCCAATTTCTAACCAGATAAACCATTTGGCCTTTTGTATTGAGATCTATTCAAGCTTTCACTTGTTCATTGTAACTGTAGctcattttgttttctattttcattTGTCCTTCAAAGAGAACTAAGAGGCTATCCTTCCCTTCAAACAATTCAAACTTCTTACTGAAACCAAACTTGAAACAAGAATCCTAGTCCTTCAACTTGATGGTGGACAAGAGTTGCCACCACTTTAATTTGCTGAACAGTGGAAGAATAAGAAATCCAGAAAGTTTATCTCATCTCTTCTATCCCCCTTTTAAAAAGAGAACTGGGATAAAGCATCGCTATCTTGTTGAAACTGGATCGATTCTCTTAGCTCAAGCCCATGTGCCACATTAATTGGCAGAGCATTTCACAGTTTATTTGATAAATAGGCTCATCACACCAgttattaaggccaaactcctTTTTAACTTTTCCACAACTCTCTTCCCAATTGTTATTTTCTGGAAACCTTTGCTAAAGTAATCTTTACCTCAAACACAAATCAATCAACCATGTTCCAATATCGAACTTTTGGGTATGTCTTTGAAGAAACTTACCAATAAGCGTTCTTCTAATTCTATCCTTTCTCTGCTCCCCTTTACAATTCGAATGACAACTCCTAGTCCCATAACTAACCCACTTCCAAGAATCCTTCTTCTTCAGCAACCATCCTTTCTCCACAGTCAACCATACAGTCAATTGCTTATAACCTTGCAAAGTATCATAGGTCCTATAACCATGAATAAACCAGGCCGTAAATGATGAATATAATCCCTTCACGAAGCAGGCCATACTGCAGACTAATGAATTTCTATTGTTGCCTAAGCATGTAATGAAGAATAAAAACAGATACTAAAACAGATACTACAAACAGAAATTAAATTTAACAGAATTCACAATAGTCCTTAACTCTTTTAGCACCCGAACTTTCAATTTCTTGAACATGAATCATTCTTATATGAAAAGGACCGCTTCATTCACTATCAGAAACATTTTTACAGACACGTAGAAAAAGACACGAAGAGATAAAACAGAATGCGACAAACCTGCAATTAGAGATTCCATGGATGGAGGACCGGAAGAGGAACCGGAGACAGGACTTGCAGATGGATTCGGGCTTGGTGGTAGATCATTGGGAGGCGAAACGGCGGCGACGCTTTCAGCTTGACCCATCCTTCAAACAACTCAAATTGGAATCGGTAGAAAAGTCGGCGATTGTTGTGATTGAAGCTCTGAACTTTGCAGAGTGGACTCGAGAatagggattttttttttttctctcttttattttctcttgTGTTCAATGAGtagaaatttaataattaataataggatatttgcaaaaatagaaaaaaaaataataataatgattatGATAATATAGATCATATTATTAcattttgtaaattttaaaagtagcaaatttaaaaatagataatactctcttatttgtcatatttgcaatatgtaaaaaatatgttctatgaactgtttttttttctaaatttttagtTATCTGATACAATTTTctattaataaattgtttttctAGTACTAGAAA containing:
- the LOC103502941 gene encoding mitochondrial intermembrane space import and assembly protein 40 homolog, with the protein product MGQAESVAAVSPPNDLPPSPNPSASPVSGSSSGPPSMESLIAEAEAYGNETNESLDAKANRALECPCIADLRKGPCGVQFSDAFLCFFKSTAEEKGSDCVHPFVALQSCIKANPNAFSKDILDDDEEEKEKVKTEEPTQDYRVIPPSWSREPQIPKSKL